The region GGTGTTGTCAAGCAGGGAACATTATCACGGATGGGGATCATGGCGCGGCCTCTGTTTCTGTAGGTGGAAGATATTCAGGTATATAATTAATACTAGCAGAAAATGCGGGGGATCTCCATGGCGGCTGCTCCGAAAAAAACGACCCCCGCTGCAAGAGCAACGGGGGCGTGACGAGATTGAGTTGGTAGGTAAACTTAGGAAACTCACTCCCAAAACCTAATGCCGAAAGCGGGGATGGACCTTTCGTAGAATTCTCTTATGTAAAATGGATTTGCATCCTAACATTTAATATGTGTTCATTCTTCCGACTACGGTCCTGACCACTCGCTTCAGGTCTCACTTATAAAATAACACCTGGGGCGGGTAAGTCAATACTTACTTACTATAAAAACCTAGTTTTCATCGCGGGTGAATTGTTTCTGAAGGTAGTCCTCGAATGCATTTTCCCTGCTCTTGCGCAATGTAGCCAGAACATCGAGAACACGTACTGTTTCTGATTCAAGCTTAGACATATCTCCGTCATTTTCAATAACGGCTGTGCAGCAGTCCAGCTTGGATTTCTCGTCCCATTGCCACGAATCAAAGACAGCCAGAATCTCGGGGCTGATTCCGCGTTTTTCACGTAATTGACCGGTTCTCTTCTCTTCAGGACAACGCACTCCAATTACAGCATCTACCTGTTTTTGAGTGTGCCATCCGGCTTCAAGCAGTAGAGGGACTTCCGCTATGGCCAGAGGCTCGTCGCAATGTAGTTTGAAGAATTCCTGTACATCATGCTGCACTATGGGATGAATGATGTTCATGACTTCGCGCCGCAGGTCTTGGTTTTCACGCATGGCGGTAAAAAGAGATTTTTTATCGATGTCTCCTGTTTCAGGATCTATAAATTTGTTGCCGAATCTCTGACGGATCATTTCCCATCCTGTGCCTTCTTTTTCATACGAGCGGGCTACGGATATATCAGCGCTGAAGGTGGGAATCCCCATTTTTGCCATGATTTTGAGTACCGCAGATTTTCCGCCGCAGGGCATGCCTATCAGTCCGACCCTTTGTACAGACTTATTAAGCTCCTTGAGCATGGAAATAAAATCTGCCGGCGGGGTTTGGGAGAAGCTGAGTTCTTCACCTGATTTGGGATGCGTGAAGGCTAATGAGTAAGCGTGCAGCATTTGTCGCTTTGCCAGCTTTGCGAGTCTGGGCTGCTCCTGTTCCCAGACGGCGTGCTGCTGGGAACCGTAAACCTGATCGCCTACAAGAGGGTGTCCGATGTGAGCCATATGGACTCTTATCTGATGGGTGCGTCCGGTAAAAATCTTTACTTTGACGAGGCTTGCACGCTTTGAAGGATCGCTCCAGAGAGTTTCATAAGCAGAGCGTGCGTGGCGTCCTCCCTTGAGAACGACGGCCATCTTGGTCTTATGCACCGGATGTCTTCCCATGGGTACATCAATTTCACCGAAACCGCGTTCCGGAACGCCGTGCACAATTGCCAGATATTCTTTGTTCACCTCGCGGTCTGCAAATGCCGCGGACATCGTCAGACGATTATGCTCATTAAGTGCTACCGCAATGAGGCCGGAGGTGTATTTATCCAGCCTGTGTACAATTCCCGGTCGCCATTCATCCATGTTGCGAATTTCCGGAAAGTGATGGATGAGGCGGTGAACCAGTGTGCCGGTAAGGCAGCTCGGGGCAGGATGGGTGGTCAGTCCGTCCGGTTTATTGACAATTGCGATCTCTCCATCATTAAATATGATTTCCAGCGGCAGGGCTTCGGGAAGCAGAGAAGTTAATTCAGCTTCCCCTTTGAGAGTAAGCTCTTCATTCCCCATGAGTTTGCGGTTCGGTTTTTTGCACACTTCACCGTTGATTTCCGCAAAACCAGCCTTGATCCAATCCTTAATCTTACCGCGAGAAATACCTTCCTCTTCCAGCAAGGCGCCCCAGAATTTGTCCAAGCGGTTGTTGCGATCTGAAAATCCAGCTGATTTTGTCCAAAAAAGCTGGTTCTCATTTTCTTGAAAATCTTCGTTATTAGACATGTAATTTATTCCGTATTGAGTTATATTTGGTTTCAGTCATTGGAGCAGCTTTTTAATTTCCAGTAATATCTAACGGATATGTTTTAACTGGTAAATAATTGTTTTTTTGTCTTGACTGTCAAAGCTGTGTCTTATAGAAACACGAAGTTTTGACTTTTCTGGTTTTATAACAAATAACATGGGATCAAGGAGGCACCGTGGCGGTACATGTGGTAGACCATCCTTTGGTAAGACACAAGCTCGGCATTCTCCGTGAAAACGGCATCAGCACCAGTCGTTTTCGCGCTCTGGCTCAGGAAATTTCCAGGCTGCTCACTTATGAAGCAACCAAAGACCTCGCAACCGAACCTAAAACCATTGAAGGTTGGGCCGGTGCTGTTGAGGTTGAGGAAATCAAGGGTAAAAAAATAACCGTAGTTCCTATTCTCAGGGCCGGCCTCGGTATGATGGACGGTGTTCTGGACATGGTTCCGGGAGCCCGGGTCAGCGTTGTCGGCTTTTACCGTAACGAAGAAACTTTGCAGCCTGTCGAGTATTACGTCAAGCTTGCAAGTAATATTGATGAACGCATTGCGTTGATTCTTGACCCCATGCTCGCTACCGGCGGAACCCTTTTGGCTACTATCGAACTTCTCAAGAAGGCCGGTTGTACTAATATTAAAGGTTTGTTCCTCGTTGCAGCCCCTGAAGGGATTGAGAAAATCGTCAATGAACACCCTGATGTGGACATCTACACAGCGGCTATCGACGAAAAACTTAATGATGTTGGATATATTCTTCCCGGTCTCGGAGACGCGGGCGATAAAATATTCGGCACCAAGTAAATGTTTTTAAAGGCACCAGAAACGGTGCCTTTTTTTTGGAAAAATTTTACGGAGATTTTTAATGAGCATATCCAGTACTGACTACAACTTCAGGGCAAAAGATTTTATCCTCGGAGCCCAGATGCTTTTCGTCGCATTTGGCGCACTTGTTCTTGTCCCACTTCTTACCGGTCTTGATCCTAACGTGGCTCTTTTCACCGCCGGTGCCGGTACACTCTTATTCCAGGTTATTACCAAGGGTAAAATTCCTGTATTCTTAGCGTCTTCTTTCGCATTCATTGCCCCCATTATCTACGGAGTGCAGACCTGGGGCATCCCGTCTACACTTTGCGGGCTTGCGGCGGCAGGTCTTTTTTATGTTTTCCTGAGTTTTCTTATCCGCTGGCGCGGCAGTGATGTTCTGAGAAAGGTTCTGCCCCCGGTTGTAACCGGTCCGGTTATCATGGTTATCGGTCTCATTCTTGCCCCGGTAGCGGTGTTCATGGCTGTGGGTAAAACCGGTGACGGTTCTGCTGTTTTGGTACCCGAGAAAACCGCGCTGATTATTTCCATGGTCTCTCTTGCGGTAACTGTGGCGGTTTCGCTGCTTGGTAAGGGCTGGCTCAAGCTTATTCCCATTATCTGTGGTATTGCTGCCGGTTACACCGTTTCCCTGTTTCTCGGACTGGTTCATTTTGAAGCAGTTGCGGCCGCACCGTGGATTTCGGTACCTAATTTCACTTTTCCCGAATGGAATCTTGAAGCGATTATGTTCATTGTCCCGGTAGCCATCGCTCCGGCAATTGAACATTTCGGCGACGTTCTTGCTATCAGCTCCGTTGCGAATAAGGATTACGTAAAGGATCCCGGTATTCAGAATACCATGCTTGGTGACGGTCTGGCCACTTCGCTTGCTGCTTTTCTCGGTGGACCTCCGAATACCACTTACTCTGAAGTTACCGGCGCAGTTGCTCTGATCAAGGTTTTCAACCCGGCCATTATGACTTGGGCTGCGATTGTTGCCATGGCTCTTGCTTTCTGCGGTAAAGTAGGAGCATTTCTTGCCACAATCCCGGTCCCGGTAATGGGCGGCATCATGGTTCTGCTTTTCGGTGCCATTATGGTAGTGGGTATGAATACCCTCGTTCGTGCAGGTGAAGATCTTATGGAAGCACGTAACCTCGCTATCGTAGCTCTGATTGTAATTTTCGGTGTCGGCGGTATGTCGCTGCCCACTCCGTTCGGTGATGAGTTCAGGCTTGGCGGAATCGGCCTTGCCGGTGTACTTGGTGTCTTTCTGAACCTTGTGCTGCCTCAGCCGAAAAAAGAAGAATAGCAATAAACCGGAACTTTCCGGTATTGTATATGTAGACTTGTGAGAGACTTGTCCGGAGGCCCGTCGGGGGTGTCCGGGCATTTCTCTTTTTTTACTTGCTGGGCCAAGGTCTGCTCTGTAGTTTGTATGGGTGACGTAGTTTCATAGTTGCTATACTATGGCAGTTAAAAAAATATTTGCGGAGAATGGAATGGACGCGGGACTTAAATTTCCTGAACTGAATGTTCAGACGGCAGGGCGTAAAGTTGCCGTAGCGGTCAGCGGCGGGGCGGATAGTCTGCTATCGCTTGTGCTGCTAAAAGAAAGCGGGGCGGATATCGCGGCGGTCCACGGTTGTTTTCTTGGAATGGAAAAAGCCGAAGCAGCTGTCGCCGGACTGGAAAAAAGATGCTCTGAGCTTAATGTTCCGCTGCATGTTTTTGACCTTACTGCTGAGTTCGATCGCTTGGTGGTGGAGCCATTTGTACAGGAATATCTTAAGGGCAACACCCCAAATCCCTGCGCTCTCTGCAATCCTGAAATCAAGTTCGGTGTGCTTTACAGCGCCATGCGCGAACTGGGATCGGAATTACTCGGAACCGGCCATTACGTGCGCATTGCCGAAGACTCGCGGTATGGAAAGGTTCTGGCCAGAGGCGCCGATCAAGGTAAAGATCAAAGCTATTTTCTTTCTCTCGTTCCCCGTGAATCCTTATTGAACGCAGTTTTTCCCCTTGGTGGCCACAGCAAGGATCAGACCTATGCCGAGCTGGAAAAAAGGGGCGTGGAAATTCCTTTACCTTCGGAAAGTCAGGAGATTTGTTTTGTTCCTGATGATGATTACCGCCAGTTTCTGGTTGACCGTAATGTTAAGCTGCCTGGTCCCGGTGAGGCTGTGCTGACAAATGGGAGTAAGGTCGGTCTTCACAAGGGCCTGTGGCGTTATACCCAGGGACAGCGGCGCGGGCTCGGTATTGCGTGGAAGGCCCCGTTGTATGTTTTAGATAAGGATATGAAAGGCAATCGGCTTATCGTCGGTCCTCGCGAGGAGCTTGAGTCCGAGGGTTGCGTTGCCGACAGTTTTAATTTTCTCGTCGATTTCGGGGACTGGCCGGAAACGGTTTTTATCCAGACCCGCTATCGGCAGCGGTCAAAGCCGGCTAAGGCCGTTCTGGACGGCAGCCGAATGAAATTTGATTTTATCGAGACGCATTCTCGGCCCACCCCGGGGCAAATTGTGGCTGTATACACAGAAGAGGGAGCCGTGCTAGGCGGTGGGATTATCCGGGAGTAATCACGTAAATTGTGAATTTTGTATTCACTTATGAAATAAAAGTTTAATAACGAACTTATTGCTCGGTTTCGGTTTTAGCTAAAGGCTGGGTGAGTGTTCAGTATATTTTCAAGTGATTTCAGACCGGTTGAGACCATGATTTTCATAAAGTTTGATACCAATATATAAAAAAAAGTAATTCACGGGTTGACCTTTGCAAAACAGGGGAGTATTTCTCTTTTTCAGAAAGCGGCTGTATCTGTGTTCGCTTTTGAATATTAAAATCCGAATGGATTTAGTTTAACCCAAAAAAATAATACGATTCTACTGGAAATTTCTTCAGAATCAGTTTAAGAAGTTTTTCATGGCAAAGGAAAAGAAATTACCGAAGCACAAGGGCGTATACATTCTGCCCAACCTTCTCACCGTGTCGAGTCTGTTTTGCGGATTCCTCGCGATGAATTGGGTTGTGGAAGGTGCATACGAGATGAGTGCTATAGCCATTCTGGTGAGCTGTCTTTTTGACGGGCTCGACGGAAAAGTGGCTCGGTTGACCGGAACCAGCAGTGAATTCGGCGTTCAGCTCGATTCCTTGGCTGATATGGTCGCCTTCGGTGTTACTCCTGCGTTCATGATTTATCACTGGCAACTGCACCAGTTTGGAAGATTGGGCATGCTGGCGGCTTTTCTGTTAATGGCCTGCGGCTCGCTCAGGCTTGCCCGTTTCAATGTGCAGGCAGGAACCACCTCTAAAGCTCATTTCATCGGTCTGCCCATCCCTGCGGCAGGTTGTACTCTTTCCAGCTTGATCCTGTTTGCCCCTTACCTCCCTGAAAGTATTGCACATAGTGTACTCCCCGTGTTCACTCTGGTGCTTGTATATTGCCTCGCATTTCTGATGGTGAGTACTGTTCGTTACAATTCTTTTAAAGAAATGGGAATGTTCAAAGCTCATCCTTTCAGTTCCATGGTTACTGTTATTGCGCTTTTTACCATGGTTGCCTCTCAGCCCAAATTTTTGGGTTTCGTGATTTTTGCCGGATACATTATTTCCGGTCCTATTTATACCATTTTCATTCTATCCCGCAGAAGCAATAAGCTACTAGGAAAGTCCTCCAAAGAATTGTCTTAAGCTTTTTCAGGTAGTTACTTAACTACATCACGAATAGGCTTATAAGGTACCACAATTTTTTAGGGGACGGTAAATTCTACGCTAGCTTGAACTGTTTCACTGTTGTATTCCCCAAAATTGTTATAAACTGCAAACGTTTGGTCTTGCAGCTTTATTTAGGAGATAGAAAAATGTCTGATAAAGTTTATATTTTCGATACTACTTTGCGTGATGGCGAACAGTCACCCGGTGCAACCATGAACATGGGTGAAAAAATCACCATGGCAAGACAGTTGGATAAACTCGGCGTTGACATCATCGAAGCCGGATTTCCCGCTGCAAGTCAGGGTGACTTTGAAGCTGTGACTGAGATCGCTAAATCTGTGGGTGACATTCAGGTTGCAGGACTTTGCCGGGCCTTGATACCGGATATCGATCGTGCCTTTGAAGCAGTCAAACATGCCAAGAATCCACGTATCCATACCTTTGTAGCTACTTCCGATATCCATATGAAACACAAGTTCAATAAGGAACCGGAAGAGATTATTGAAATGGCCCGCAAGGCTGTGCGCCACGCTGTCTCGTTAACTCCTAATGTCGAATTTTCCGCTGAAGACGCATCCCGGTCCCGCTGGGATTTTCTCGCACAGGTTGTCGAAGTAGCTATCGCTGAAGGGGCGACCACCATCAACATTCCCGATACAGTCGGATACGCTCAGCCGGAAGAATTCGGTAACTTGATCAAATACTTGATTAAAGAAGTCCCCAATAGTGATAAAGCAATTTTCAGCGTACATTGCCATAATGACCTCGGACTGGCTTGCGCCAACACTCTGGCTGCCATTAAAGCCGGTGCGCGTCAGGCTGAAGTAACACTTTCCGGTATTGGAGAGCGTGCCGGTAACGCCGCCCTGGAAGAAGTGATCATGGCCCTGCATACTCGCAAGGATTATTATGATGTTGAAACTTCCGTCATAACTGAAGAGTTGTTTCCTTCATGTCGCCGTCTGGCAAACACCATCGGGCAGCCTATTTCGCCATACAAGGCAATCGTAGGGGCCAACGCATTTGCCCATGAGTCCGGCATCCATCAGGACGGCATGCTCAAGAACCGCCAGACTTACGAGATTATGACTCCGGAATCTATCGGCAAGAAAGGAACCTCTATTGTTATCGGTAAACATTCCGGCCGTAACGCACTGGGCTCAAAGCTCAGCGAAATGGGATATGAGTTGGATGAAGAGCAGATTGCACGGGTTTTTGCCGCTATAAAAACTCTGGCTGATAAAAAAGAAGAAATTTTTGATGAGGACGTTGAAGCTCTGGTTCTTGAAGAGGCTTACCGTATTCATGACTTGTTCCGGGTAAAAGAACTTTCCGTTTTTTCCGGGACAGCCGGTGTTTCCCCGCATGCAGCTATCGTACTGGAAGATTTCAGTAAGGATAGCGAGAATCCAATAAGAATGCAGGAAGTGGGTTTCGGCGATGGTCCTATCAACGCGGTCTTTTCAACCATTAATAAAATGGTCGGCAGAGAACCTAAATTGGAACTTTATTCCGTAAACGCAGTTACCGGCGGTACTGACGCGCAGGGTGCGGTTACGGTTCATATTACCGATAACGGTGTAAAATCAATTGGGCGCGGTTCTGACGAAGACATTATCGTCGCCAGTGCCAAAGCCTATGTTAACGCTATTAACAGGGTTGAACGCATGAAACAGGAGAAAAATAATGCCTAAAACTTTAGCTGAGAAAATTTTACAGGCTCATACCGAAGAAACTGTGAAAGAGCCGGGCCAGATTGTCCGCTGCAATGTTTCAATGGTACTGGCCAACGACATTACCGCCCCTCTCGCCATTAAATCTTTTAAGGCAATGGGCGCGGATCAGGTTTTTGATAAGGATAAAGTAGCCCTTGTCTGTGACCATTTTACCCCCAACAAGGACATTGATTCCGCTGAGCAGGTCAAGGTTGTACGTGATTTCGCTCATGAAAAAAATATCACCCACTATTATGAAGGTGGCGAAGTAGGCGTAGAGCACGCTCTTCTGCCGGAGCTTGGTTTGGTCGGTCCTTCCGATATCGTTATCGGAGCTGATTCGCATACCTGTACTTATGGCGGTCTTGGAGCATTCGCAACCGGAATGGGGTCCACAGATATCGCAGGCGGTATGGCACTGGGCGAAACATGGTTTAAAGTTCCTCCGACCATCAAAGTTGAAATCGACGGTACCCCCGGTAAATTTATCGGTGCTAAAGATTACATCCTTAATCTTATCGGCACCATCGGCGTTTCCGGAGCACTTTATAAGGCTCTCGAATTCAGTGGTTCCGTTGTAGATGATCTTTCTATTGAAGGCCGCATGACTATTGCCAATATGGCTATCGAAGCTGGCGGTAAAGTCGGTCTGTTCCCTGTCGATGCCAAGACCCTCGAATACTGCAAGGCCGCTGGACGTACCGGTGATGTAGAATTACGTGCCGATGAAGGCGCTAATTACGAGCGTGTAGTCAAGATTGATGTGACCGGCATGAAACCGCAGATTGCCTGCCCGCACCTCCCTGACAATGTTAAGCCTGTTGATGAAGTGAAAGATATGAAGATTCATCAGGCGGTCATCGGTTCCTGTACCAATGGACGTATAGAAGATCTGCGTATTGCAGCTTCCGTTCTCAAAGGCCATAAGGCTGATAAGAATGTGCGTCTCATCGTTCTGCCTGCCACCCCGAGTATCTGGAAACAGGCTCTGCGTGAAGGACTTATCGAAATTTTTATGGAATCCGGAGCCATCGTCGGTCCCGCAACCTGCGGTCCCTGTCTCGGCGGTCACATGGGAATCCTCGCCGGCGGTGAAAGAGCTATCGCCACCACTAACCGCAACTTCAAGGGACGTATGGGCAGCCTCCAAAGTGAGGTCTTCCTCTCCAGCCCCGCAGTTGCAGCAGCTTCCGCTATTACCGGTATTATTACTGATCCCGAAGCTCTTTAATTTTATGCGCTTACGCGCTTTTAATGAAAGATTTAGCCTTCGGCGGCTTAAGCCCTTTGAAAGGGGTTAGGAATCCCAAACTTATTTTGTAGGGTTTCGCCGACAGGTTCAAGAAGTTGTACGGAATTTATAATTTGAGTTTCTAGTGGGAAGCAATTCTTTCCAAGGAGAATTAACATATGTCTATTAAAGGTACTGCACACAGAGTCGGGGCGCATATTGATACTGACGCGATCATCCCGGCACGTTTTCTGGTAACTACCGATCCTGATGAGCTTGGCGCCAATTGCATGGAAGGTCTCGAAGCCGGTTGGATCAAGCGCGTTAAGAAAAATGATATCATGGTTGCGGATGTGAACTTCGGTTGCGGCTCTTCCCGTGAACACGCGCCTATTTCCATTCTTGGTGCCGGAATTCCTGTTGTTGTCGCGAAAAGTTTTGCCCGTATTTTCTATCGCAACGGTTTCAACATGGGCCTCATTCTTCTTGAAGTGGGCGATGATTTTGAGAAACTGGGCGATGGCGATCAGCTTGAAGTTGATGCTGAAAAGGGTGAAATCAAGAATCTCACCACCGGCGAAACCATTACCTGCGCTCCGGTTCCCCCGTTTATGAAGGGAATTCTCGACTGCGGCGGACTGGTTGAATACGTGAAAGCCCGTCTTTCCAAATAGTAAATATATTTATGTTTGTTAGGTCGTGCCTAGCACGGCCTAATCGTTCAAGCTGTCGAAGCCATATTAAATTGTTTGGAATTCTTAGACCTTTTCCAAAGGGTTTAAGGGTCCCGGCAGGGTCGCAAGGCATCTTAATTATAAGGCGCAATAGCGCGGTAAATGAATAGGAATTTTAAAATGAAAATATGCGTAATGCCCGGTGATGGTATCGGGCCTGAAATCATGGAACAAGGCATCAAGGTCTTGAATGTTATCGGCGAAAAATTCGGTCACAAATTCGAAATCACCGAAGCTTTGATCGGTGGTGCTGCCATCGATGCGACCGGTGTTCCGCTTCCTGATGAAACCGTTAAGGCATGTAAAGAGTCCGACGCAGTTCTGCTTGGTGCTGTAGGTGGACCCAAATGGGATACCATTGACCCTGCCATACGTCCTGAAAAGGGTCTGCTTGGTATTCGTAAAGAGCTTTCCCTTTTTGCCAACCTACGTCCTGCTGCATTATTTCCTCAGCTTAAGGATGCAAGTATCCTGCGTCCTGATATTGTTGCAAAGGGCATCGATATCATGGTCGTGCGTGAGTTGACCGGTGGTATTTACTTTGGTGAACCTCGCGGTACCAAGGAAGAAAACGGCGAGCGCATGGGTTACAACACCATGGTTTACTATGAGCATGAAGTAAAACGCATCGCCAAAGTGGCTTTTGAAGCAGCACAGAAGCGCAATAAAAAACTTTGTTCTGTTGATAAAGCTAACGTTTTGGACGTTTCCCGCGTTTGGCGTGAAATTGTGATCGAAGTATCCAAGGATTATCCTGATGTGGAACTCAGCCACATGTACGTCGATAACGCCGCTATGCAGCTTGTGCGTGATCCTTCCCAGTTCGATGTAATTGTGACCGGCAACCTTTTCGGCGACATCCTTTCCGATGAAGCTTCTGTTATCACCGGTTCTATCGGTATGCTTCCTTCCGCATCTCTGGGCGCATCCAATCCCGGTTTGTACGAGCCTATCCATGGTTCCGCTCCGGACATTGCTGGAGAAAACAAGGCCAACCCGCTGGCCACGATTCTTTCCATCGCTATGATGCTGCGCTATTCATTCAATATGACTGAAGAAGCAGATTGCATTGAAGCAGCTGTTGAAAAGCCTCTGTCCGATGGTCTGCGGACAGGCGATATCATGGATGAAGGTGGTAAACTGGTAAGCTGCACCGAAATGGGTGAAGCTGTACTTAAGAATTTGTAAAATGTTTCGGCGTGTAGGGAAGGGTGAATTCTTGTAAGAGTTTTCCCTTCCCTACACGCTATCTCCTTCAGAACATTTTAATTTGTTTAGTACATAGTTATTTAGGCTGTCTTCGATTCATAGACAGTTATATTTTTGAGCAGCTGACCTCTTGAGGTCGGGCTGCTTTATTATTTGGTTGCAGCTAAATATACAGATGACCAACTTTTATTGTATTCTTTTTACTATGATTAAATTTAAAACTAAACGGCTTGTTTTACGTGGCTGGCAACCAAGTGATTACGCTCCTTTTGCCCGTATTAATGCAGATCAAGAAGTGATGAAATACTTTCCAACACCGCTTTCTGAAGTAGAAAGTAATGCCAATGCTGAAATAATAAGTAGTTTGATTGATAAGCGAGGTTGGGGATTCTGGGCTGTCGAAATACCGGCTATTTCTTCGTTCATCGGTTTTGTAGGCTTGCATATTCCAGCTGTAAAACTGCCATTTTCGCCGTGTGTTGAGATTGGCTGGCGACTTGATAAAGAGTTTTGGGGACATGGTTATGCCACTGAGGCAGCTAATTTTGCCTTGGAATACGGATTCACTGAGCTTGACCTGAATGAGATTGTTTCCTTTACTGCCACGCAAAATAAAGCGTCACAAGCAGTAATGGAAAGAATCGGTATGAGTCGTGATAGTGAAACCTTTGAGCATCCGTCGATCCCTGTGGGTAATCCTTTACGCGAGCATTTTCTTTATCGATTAGAGAAGGCCGCATGGATCAAAATGCAGAGCTCATAATTATCCCAAAATATGTATTTAGGCTCGTTTTGCGCCAAGTGACTTTGGTTATATTTATTAATAAAATGATAATTAGCTGTATTTATTGTACTGATTTTTTTGGCCTCCTTTGTGCAATATTCAATGAAAAGAATAATTAATTTCAAATAAGGAGGCGATTATGCTTATCGCAGTAAGTGCTAATAATTCAAATGCAGATAGTCAGCTCGACCCTCGTTTCGGCAGGGCCGCCGGGTTTATGATTTTTAACTCTGAAACTAATGATTTTCATTACATTGATAACAACGGGAACAGCCAGTTGGCTCAGGGGGCCGGTATACAGACGGCTCAGTTGCTCGCGGAGATGGGTGTAGGCGCGGTTATTTCCGGTACTTTCGGACCTAAGGCAGAAGCTGCTTTGCAAAAGGGTGGAATTCAGATGATAACATCTTCAGGTACTGTGCGAGCGGCTGTAGAGGCATTTCTAGGTAAAGACTCTACCGCTACTGTCGATCCCGCAGCAGACACCCAGCAGTCTCAAATGGGAGAAGG is a window of Maridesulfovibrio sp. DNA encoding:
- the coaE gene encoding dephospho-CoA kinase (Dephospho-CoA kinase (CoaE) performs the final step in coenzyme A biosynthesis.); this translates as MSNNEDFQENENQLFWTKSAGFSDRNNRLDKFWGALLEEEGISRGKIKDWIKAGFAEINGEVCKKPNRKLMGNEELTLKGEAELTSLLPEALPLEIIFNDGEIAIVNKPDGLTTHPAPSCLTGTLVHRLIHHFPEIRNMDEWRPGIVHRLDKYTSGLIAVALNEHNRLTMSAAFADREVNKEYLAIVHGVPERGFGEIDVPMGRHPVHKTKMAVVLKGGRHARSAYETLWSDPSKRASLVKVKIFTGRTHQIRVHMAHIGHPLVGDQVYGSQQHAVWEQEQPRLAKLAKRQMLHAYSLAFTHPKSGEELSFSQTPPADFISMLKELNKSVQRVGLIGMPCGGKSAVLKIMAKMGIPTFSADISVARSYEKEGTGWEMIRQRFGNKFIDPETGDIDKKSLFTAMRENQDLRREVMNIIHPIVQHDVQEFFKLHCDEPLAIAEVPLLLEAGWHTQKQVDAVIGVRCPEEKRTGQLREKRGISPEILAVFDSWQWDEKSKLDCCTAVIENDGDMSKLESETVRVLDVLATLRKSRENAFEDYLQKQFTRDEN
- the upp gene encoding uracil phosphoribosyltransferase, with the protein product MAVHVVDHPLVRHKLGILRENGISTSRFRALAQEISRLLTYEATKDLATEPKTIEGWAGAVEVEEIKGKKITVVPILRAGLGMMDGVLDMVPGARVSVVGFYRNEETLQPVEYYVKLASNIDERIALILDPMLATGGTLLATIELLKKAGCTNIKGLFLVAAPEGIEKIVNEHPDVDIYTAAIDEKLNDVGYILPGLGDAGDKIFGTK
- a CDS encoding uracil-xanthine permease family protein, which gives rise to MSISSTDYNFRAKDFILGAQMLFVAFGALVLVPLLTGLDPNVALFTAGAGTLLFQVITKGKIPVFLASSFAFIAPIIYGVQTWGIPSTLCGLAAAGLFYVFLSFLIRWRGSDVLRKVLPPVVTGPVIMVIGLILAPVAVFMAVGKTGDGSAVLVPEKTALIISMVSLAVTVAVSLLGKGWLKLIPIICGIAAGYTVSLFLGLVHFEAVAAAPWISVPNFTFPEWNLEAIMFIVPVAIAPAIEHFGDVLAISSVANKDYVKDPGIQNTMLGDGLATSLAAFLGGPPNTTYSEVTGAVALIKVFNPAIMTWAAIVAMALAFCGKVGAFLATIPVPVMGGIMVLLFGAIMVVGMNTLVRAGEDLMEARNLAIVALIVIFGVGGMSLPTPFGDEFRLGGIGLAGVLGVFLNLVLPQPKKEE
- the mnmA gene encoding tRNA 2-thiouridine(34) synthase MnmA yields the protein MDAGLKFPELNVQTAGRKVAVAVSGGADSLLSLVLLKESGADIAAVHGCFLGMEKAEAAVAGLEKRCSELNVPLHVFDLTAEFDRLVVEPFVQEYLKGNTPNPCALCNPEIKFGVLYSAMRELGSELLGTGHYVRIAEDSRYGKVLARGADQGKDQSYFLSLVPRESLLNAVFPLGGHSKDQTYAELEKRGVEIPLPSESQEICFVPDDDYRQFLVDRNVKLPGPGEAVLTNGSKVGLHKGLWRYTQGQRRGLGIAWKAPLYVLDKDMKGNRLIVGPREELESEGCVADSFNFLVDFGDWPETVFIQTRYRQRSKPAKAVLDGSRMKFDFIETHSRPTPGQIVAVYTEEGAVLGGGIIRE
- the pssA gene encoding CDP-diacylglycerol--serine O-phosphatidyltransferase — translated: MAKEKKLPKHKGVYILPNLLTVSSLFCGFLAMNWVVEGAYEMSAIAILVSCLFDGLDGKVARLTGTSSEFGVQLDSLADMVAFGVTPAFMIYHWQLHQFGRLGMLAAFLLMACGSLRLARFNVQAGTTSKAHFIGLPIPAAGCTLSSLILFAPYLPESIAHSVLPVFTLVLVYCLAFLMVSTVRYNSFKEMGMFKAHPFSSMVTVIALFTMVASQPKFLGFVIFAGYIISGPIYTIFILSRRSNKLLGKSSKELS
- a CDS encoding 2-isopropylmalate synthase translates to MSDKVYIFDTTLRDGEQSPGATMNMGEKITMARQLDKLGVDIIEAGFPAASQGDFEAVTEIAKSVGDIQVAGLCRALIPDIDRAFEAVKHAKNPRIHTFVATSDIHMKHKFNKEPEEIIEMARKAVRHAVSLTPNVEFSAEDASRSRWDFLAQVVEVAIAEGATTINIPDTVGYAQPEEFGNLIKYLIKEVPNSDKAIFSVHCHNDLGLACANTLAAIKAGARQAEVTLSGIGERAGNAALEEVIMALHTRKDYYDVETSVITEELFPSCRRLANTIGQPISPYKAIVGANAFAHESGIHQDGMLKNRQTYEIMTPESIGKKGTSIVIGKHSGRNALGSKLSEMGYELDEEQIARVFAAIKTLADKKEEIFDEDVEALVLEEAYRIHDLFRVKELSVFSGTAGVSPHAAIVLEDFSKDSENPIRMQEVGFGDGPINAVFSTINKMVGREPKLELYSVNAVTGGTDAQGAVTVHITDNGVKSIGRGSDEDIIVASAKAYVNAINRVERMKQEKNNA
- the leuC gene encoding 3-isopropylmalate dehydratase large subunit — translated: MPKTLAEKILQAHTEETVKEPGQIVRCNVSMVLANDITAPLAIKSFKAMGADQVFDKDKVALVCDHFTPNKDIDSAEQVKVVRDFAHEKNITHYYEGGEVGVEHALLPELGLVGPSDIVIGADSHTCTYGGLGAFATGMGSTDIAGGMALGETWFKVPPTIKVEIDGTPGKFIGAKDYILNLIGTIGVSGALYKALEFSGSVVDDLSIEGRMTIANMAIEAGGKVGLFPVDAKTLEYCKAAGRTGDVELRADEGANYERVVKIDVTGMKPQIACPHLPDNVKPVDEVKDMKIHQAVIGSCTNGRIEDLRIAASVLKGHKADKNVRLIVLPATPSIWKQALREGLIEIFMESGAIVGPATCGPCLGGHMGILAGGERAIATTNRNFKGRMGSLQSEVFLSSPAVAAASAITGIITDPEAL